Proteins encoded in a region of the Phoenix dactylifera cultivar Barhee BC4 chromosome 3, palm_55x_up_171113_PBpolish2nd_filt_p, whole genome shotgun sequence genome:
- the LOC103720717 gene encoding BTB/POZ domain and ankyrin repeat-containing protein NPR5-like isoform X2 has product MSSEESLKSLSLDYLNLLINGQAFSDVAFSVDGRLVHAHRCVLAARSLFFRRLFCGPDPPPGLHLLDPHRHPLHHHHSPRSPTGQASGRGGVSAGVVIPLNSVGYEAFLLLLQFLYSGQVSVVPPKHEPRPDCSERGCWHTHCTSAIDLALDTLSAARSFGIEQLALITQQLESMVEKASIKDVMKVLMASHKQDMHQLWTTCSHLIADSGLPPEVLGKHLPMDIVAKIEELRLKPGRPTFLTHHPNPTHHYLTAVPTMGPDDHHKIRRMRRALDSSDIELVKLMVMGEGLDLDDALALHYAVQNCSREVVKALLELGAADVNCPAGPAGKTPLHIAAEMVNPDMVAVLLDHHADPNVRTVDGVTPLDILRNLTSDFLFKGAVPGLSHIEPNKLRLCLELVQSAAMVISREEEAAAAAAAGGGASGGNDPNPAIYQPMSTTEGSDCNANNTDSSMVSLSLDSRMVYLNLGMAAAAHLGCKIDDGRQGSNGSRSQGGSGIGPSSMFSHHDFP; this is encoded by the exons ATGAGCTCGGAGGAGTCCCTCAAATCCCTCTCTTTGGACTATCTCAACCTCCTCATCAATGGCCAGGCCTTCAGCGACGTCGCGTTCAGCGTCGACGGCCGCCTCGTCCACGCGCACCGCTGCGTCCTCGCCGCGCGCAGCCTTTTCTTCCGCCGCCTCTTCTGTGGCCCCGACCCCCCGCCAGGGCTCCACCTGCTCGATCCCCACCGCCACcccctccaccaccaccacagcCCTCGCTCCCCCACGGGGCAGGCCTCCGGGAGGGGGGGTGTGAGCGCCGGGGTGGTGATTCCGCTGAATTCGGTGGGCTATGAGGCGTTCCTGCTGCTGCTCCAGTTCCTCTACAGCGGCCAGGTGTCCGTCGTGCCGCCGAAGCACGAGCCCCGCCCTGATTGCAGCGAGCGCGGCTGCTGGCACACTCACTGCACCTCCGCCATCGATCTCGCGCTCGACACGTTGTCCGCTGCACGGTCCTTCGGCATCGAGCAGCTTGCCTTGATCACTCAG CAATTGGAGAGCATGGTAGAGAAGGCATCCATCAAGGATGTGATGAAGGTCCTGATGGCCTCACACAAGCAGGACATGCACCAGCTCTGGACCACCTGCTCCCACCTCATCGCCGACTCCGGCCTCCCACCAGAGGTCCTCGGCAAGCACCTCCCCATGGACATCGTGGCAAAGATAGAAGAGCTCCGCCTCAAGCCCGGCCGCCCCACCTTCCTGACCCACCACCCCAACCCCACCCACCACTACCTCACAGCCGTCCCCACCATGGGGCCCGACGACCACCACAAGATCCGCCGCATGCGCCGCGCCCTCGACTCATCCGACATCGAGCTCGTCAAGCTGATGGTGATGGGGGAGGGGCTCGACCTCGACGATGCCCTCGCCCTCCACTACGCCGTCCAGAACTGCAGCCGCGAGGTCGTCAAGGCCCTCCTTGAGCTCGGAGCAGCTGACGTGAACTGCCCTGCTGGACCCGCCGGGAAGACGCCCCTACACATCGCAGCCGAGATGGTGAACCCCGACATGGTTGCGGTCCTCCTCGACCACCATGCCGACCCGAACGTCAGGACTGTGGACGGTGTAACCCCGCTCGACATCCTCCGCAACCTGACCTCCGACTTCCTCTTCAAAGGTGCAGTTCCTGGGCTGTCCCACATTGAGCCTAACAAGCTCAGGCTGTGCCTCGAACTAGTCCAGTCAGCTGCAATGGTGATATCCCGGGAAGAGGAGGCTGCTGCCGCCGCCGCTGCTGGAGGCGGTGCAAGTGGTGGAAACGATCCTAACCCAGCCATCTACCAGCCAATGAGTACTACAGAAGGGAGTGATTGCAATGCCAATAACACTGACAGCAGTATGGTTAGCCTTAGTCTGGATTCAAGGATGGTTTACTTGAATCTAGGAATGGCTGCTGCTGCTCATTTGGGTTGTAAGATTGATGATGGAAGGCAGGGCAGTAATGGAAGTAGGTCCCAAGGAGGCAGTGGAATTGGCCCATCATCCATGTTTTCTCACCACGACTTCCCATAG
- the LOC103720717 gene encoding BTB/POZ domain and ankyrin repeat-containing protein NPR5-like isoform X1: MSSEESLKSLSLDYLNLLINGQAFSDVAFSVDGRLVHAHRCVLAARSLFFRRLFCGPDPPPGLHLLDPHRHPLHHHHSPRSPTGQASGRGGVSAGVVIPLNSVGYEAFLLLLQFLYSGQVSVVPPKHEPRPDCSERGCWHTHCTSAIDLALDTLSAARSFGIEQLALITQKQLESMVEKASIKDVMKVLMASHKQDMHQLWTTCSHLIADSGLPPEVLGKHLPMDIVAKIEELRLKPGRPTFLTHHPNPTHHYLTAVPTMGPDDHHKIRRMRRALDSSDIELVKLMVMGEGLDLDDALALHYAVQNCSREVVKALLELGAADVNCPAGPAGKTPLHIAAEMVNPDMVAVLLDHHADPNVRTVDGVTPLDILRNLTSDFLFKGAVPGLSHIEPNKLRLCLELVQSAAMVISREEEAAAAAAAGGGASGGNDPNPAIYQPMSTTEGSDCNANNTDSSMVSLSLDSRMVYLNLGMAAAAHLGCKIDDGRQGSNGSRSQGGSGIGPSSMFSHHDFP; this comes from the exons ATGAGCTCGGAGGAGTCCCTCAAATCCCTCTCTTTGGACTATCTCAACCTCCTCATCAATGGCCAGGCCTTCAGCGACGTCGCGTTCAGCGTCGACGGCCGCCTCGTCCACGCGCACCGCTGCGTCCTCGCCGCGCGCAGCCTTTTCTTCCGCCGCCTCTTCTGTGGCCCCGACCCCCCGCCAGGGCTCCACCTGCTCGATCCCCACCGCCACcccctccaccaccaccacagcCCTCGCTCCCCCACGGGGCAGGCCTCCGGGAGGGGGGGTGTGAGCGCCGGGGTGGTGATTCCGCTGAATTCGGTGGGCTATGAGGCGTTCCTGCTGCTGCTCCAGTTCCTCTACAGCGGCCAGGTGTCCGTCGTGCCGCCGAAGCACGAGCCCCGCCCTGATTGCAGCGAGCGCGGCTGCTGGCACACTCACTGCACCTCCGCCATCGATCTCGCGCTCGACACGTTGTCCGCTGCACGGTCCTTCGGCATCGAGCAGCTTGCCTTGATCACTCAG AAGCAATTGGAGAGCATGGTAGAGAAGGCATCCATCAAGGATGTGATGAAGGTCCTGATGGCCTCACACAAGCAGGACATGCACCAGCTCTGGACCACCTGCTCCCACCTCATCGCCGACTCCGGCCTCCCACCAGAGGTCCTCGGCAAGCACCTCCCCATGGACATCGTGGCAAAGATAGAAGAGCTCCGCCTCAAGCCCGGCCGCCCCACCTTCCTGACCCACCACCCCAACCCCACCCACCACTACCTCACAGCCGTCCCCACCATGGGGCCCGACGACCACCACAAGATCCGCCGCATGCGCCGCGCCCTCGACTCATCCGACATCGAGCTCGTCAAGCTGATGGTGATGGGGGAGGGGCTCGACCTCGACGATGCCCTCGCCCTCCACTACGCCGTCCAGAACTGCAGCCGCGAGGTCGTCAAGGCCCTCCTTGAGCTCGGAGCAGCTGACGTGAACTGCCCTGCTGGACCCGCCGGGAAGACGCCCCTACACATCGCAGCCGAGATGGTGAACCCCGACATGGTTGCGGTCCTCCTCGACCACCATGCCGACCCGAACGTCAGGACTGTGGACGGTGTAACCCCGCTCGACATCCTCCGCAACCTGACCTCCGACTTCCTCTTCAAAGGTGCAGTTCCTGGGCTGTCCCACATTGAGCCTAACAAGCTCAGGCTGTGCCTCGAACTAGTCCAGTCAGCTGCAATGGTGATATCCCGGGAAGAGGAGGCTGCTGCCGCCGCCGCTGCTGGAGGCGGTGCAAGTGGTGGAAACGATCCTAACCCAGCCATCTACCAGCCAATGAGTACTACAGAAGGGAGTGATTGCAATGCCAATAACACTGACAGCAGTATGGTTAGCCTTAGTCTGGATTCAAGGATGGTTTACTTGAATCTAGGAATGGCTGCTGCTGCTCATTTGGGTTGTAAGATTGATGATGGAAGGCAGGGCAGTAATGGAAGTAGGTCCCAAGGAGGCAGTGGAATTGGCCCATCATCCATGTTTTCTCACCACGACTTCCCATAG